Below is a genomic region from Sorghum bicolor cultivar BTx623 chromosome 9, Sorghum_bicolor_NCBIv3, whole genome shotgun sequence.
CTACCGCAATGTGTTCTATGTGTGGTTGTCATAAATAAATGATGAGAAAGATAAACAATTCTATACGTCTCATAAGGATGCCAATGGGTGTCTATGATGTTCTTTTTGGGGTCAGCTAATTAATTAGAGATAAATATTGTTCTAGCTTATTTTTCTCTCACTCAACTTACAACTTAAGTAATATCATTCTAGTTCATTTAAGTAAGCTCAGCCCCAATAACTCAAAGTAATTAGAACTTGCATCCCTTATCTCCCGAACTAAGTTATGCGCAATATAAGGCCCTATTTGGTTccctttgctaaattttaggtagctaaactttagtcactttagtagctaaagtaccaaacacattgactaaaaagagctaaaatagtttagtcccattagtcacccaagagtaactaaaataattttagctagctaaagtttagcaaagggaaccaaacaggccctaagtatAGTTTCTCTATCTAACCAAAGGTGTTTTTTCCTACCATATATGCGTAAACACAGGACATTCCTCTTTCAATGTGGAATTGGCATTTTCTATTTTGTACCTTTTACATGAAAAATGGTATATGTATAATATGATGTTTTATTGAAAGAAATAAGTGGCAAAAACCAATGAAAAGAAACCGCCGCTGCATTGCCAACTCCACTGTATCCGGCTATCCgcccattattattattatccacAGATGACAGATCACAGGAAGCAGTCTTGAGCTACACTCTTTGTCCATCCTTCTTGACCCATGGGTGGGCCGTGGTCATGGCCATAAGATGTTGAGACCTCAGAGCTCAACCTCCTGCTCTCACCCTCTCCCCCGGCAAGCACAGGCTTTTCTTTCCCTTTCTCGCTCTTCTTTTCCCCTCGCTGTGTGTGTGCAGCACATAATAATCCGTTCTCTCTCCCCCGGTTTCTCCTTGTCTTCTTGCGGCAATGGACCAAGAAACCTCACGGGAACCCCACCCCTCGAGGACCCGTCCACTACCGCATTAGTAGTGGGTTCCATTCCATTCGCGATCGCATTGCCCGCCTTTCTTTTGGCCCTCTTGGTTCGCTCTTGATTCTTGGACGAGGCGGGATTTGGAGAGCCGAGagcgctgcggcggcggcggcggcggctgatgTTTTCTTGGTATAAATCTGTGTTCTTGATGAGTTGGGTTTTGATCTTGGCAAGCGCTAGCTAGATTAATTGGTTCTGGTTTTCGTGATTAATTCCTTTCGTCTGAGTAGATTGTTTCcatccctggaggagaggatggTGGGCGGTGGAGAGCATTCGTCCATGGACCACCACCCTGACGCCGAAGACCTCGAGCGCGGCGAGCTGCGCCGTGACGTGCCTGAGTTTGCGGACGGCGACGACGGGGACGAGGTAGAAACCCAGTACTTCTCGGACGCGGAGGACCGGTCGTGGGCGTCGCACTCGCGCCAGGACTCCACCGCCTACCAGGACTGCATCTCGCCGTGCGCCTCCGCCCGCGCGAGCTCcgtcgacgccgacgccgatggCGACGCCGCTGGAGAACACTGCAGGAAGTCGTCATGCGTGTCAGAGGGCTCGCTGGAGGACGTTGACCTGGAGGCCGGACTGAGCGAGATCATCAAGGCCAGTCCTGAGAAGGCCGAACAGAACTGCCGCATTTGCCACCTTGGCCTGGAGAGCACGGCGGCTGAGTCCGGCGCCGGCATCACGCTCGGCTGCTCCTGCAAGGGGGACTTATCCTACGCCCACAAGCAGTGCGCCGACACCTGGTTCAAGATCAGAGGCAACAAGTAAGTCCCACTCCATGAACTCTCGGTGATTCAGTCCGATTCAATTTAGTTCATTAGGATTTAGGAGCAATGTGCAAACTCGTCATTTTCTTTTCCTTCTGAAATTGTCCTCCTAATTTTTAAGTAGGAGATACACAATGCAGAtgtaataaggccttgtttagttccaaaaaattttcaagattctccatcacattgaatcttgcggcacatgcatggagcattaaatatacatgaaaacaaaaactatttgcacagttcatctgtaaaccacGAGAtgcatcttttgagcctagttactctataattggacaatatttgtcaaataaaaacgaaagtgctacagtgccatttttcacaagtttttgcgaactgaacaaggcctaagacatTAAACGCACGCTAACCAACGCCGGCCTGCCCTTTAGGCCTACACCCTACGAACGCAACACAGATTTTCAGGGTTTACTGACTGCAGATATAGGTTTTATCTGAAAGGTAATGCATTTGGTGGTGCACGAACACATGGTTAGGGAATCTTAGCAGGTGGCGGTTGTTTTCGTTCGCTTTAGGTGGCCAAAGGTAAAAGCAGCAAATGGGGAGGAAAAGCAAAGCAAATGATTAATTAGTAGGCTTGTAGGATTCCCGAATGTTGAGATTGTTGAAGAGGATAAAGTTCGCATGTGTTCTTTCAGTCTGCTTTCTCACAGATTCTGTGCATTATCTGTTTGCTCTTGgagtgttctttttttttctttaagaaTTTGTAGAGCTTATGGAGTGTTGTGTTGACCAAGTGTGTTCTTGATAGATTGACGTGGTCTGGCTTGAGTACTTGTGACAtgggtttttgttttttgttttgtgGCATAGGGGGTAGTGTAGTTGTGTCACTTTCCACTACACAAGGTATATGCTTTCATAAAAATTGATGTGGGCAGCAGTCAGCAATCATAAAGtgttgcacttgaatctcattgATAAGTGTTTCCCTTACAGGAAGTAGGTGCAGATATTTCTAGAGAAGAGCGGCTTTCAATTATGTATTTAGCACACATTGGAATTCTGTAGTTCAGTAGATTGATGGTGCTTTATAGAACTTTGTACTGCAGAAGAATAGGAGTACTTTGCTATCTCTAGTTATTGGAAACAAGAACTGCCACCTTAATCAATATTGGGGCTTAGGAGTCACAAATTGAGCACAAGGGTTTTCCCTACAAATTCATTTTGTCTGCTAAATTTCTCTACAGTATAAATCTTAAAACAGGTAGGATGTTTTTTTTTGGTAATTAGTTCAAACTTGTAACACATACTGGTGATTTTAGTTTGAATTAGCAATCGCAATTAAGGACAGAAACATTGTTAACAAAAGAAGTAAATGAACCTTAGAAGTAAATGAACCTGTGTTTATTCTTCATGTTTTATGCcactttgtcaaaaaaaaatgtgCTCTGACTTGACCACATGCAAATTAGGCAAACATCCAAATAATACACGCAGAGATGGCTACGCCTGTTGTGTAGAACATAAAACACTTTCGTCGGTGCATCCATTTGGAACATAGATCTGTTTCAAGCCATGTGGCTTAAGCCTTTCTTTCAGAGGAGTATCAGCTCTTATACTTGTTAGGACAGCTGATTGTCTTTGCTTTTTAATCCCTTGCATGATATGAAGCCAAGTTTGCTACCTTGTTCTCTTTTACATGCTTAGAGACATCGAATTATTACCCTTCTGCtgtgaaaaagaaaataaaaataaagtaccGTATAGTTCTTATGATTTGTATGCAATTTGATAGCGTATATGAACTAAATGTCTCTCGTGTTCTTTGCTATAGGATCTGTGAGATATGTAGCTCAACTGCATCCAACGTAGTAGTTTTGGGGGATCCAGAGTTCAGTGACCAGTGGAGTGAAACAGGCAACGTAGCTGCAGTGCAAGCGCCACCGGCTGAAACTCGGAGGTTCTGGCAAGGGCATCGGTTTCTCAACTTCCTCCTTGCTTGCATGGTGTTCGCCTTCGTCATCTCTTGGCTCTTTCACTTCAATGTCCCTGGCTAATTAAGTTGTTGGCGCACATGGGCCCTGAATAAAAAGCTCCAAAGCCATTACTCCAAACATGTCGGTAAGATCTAGCAAAATCTGAAAGAACAGGCTGGGTTGAAGCAAAAGTTTGAAGATGGTAGTACAAGAAAGAGTACATGGTGGGGATGATGATGATAGTGCATTTATGTATGATGATGATGCACTCTTTGTGTTggtaaaaagagagaaagatcaGAGATGGTGACGATCCCGCAAGAAAGGGAACATGATTGAGCGTTTCTTTCTCTGCCCAATCTAGATGTAGTTAGTTGAAAGCAAGGAATAGAAGATCTGTTGCTTCGTGGTTGGTGTTATCATCGTGTGGAGTGGAGGTGAGAGGGTTGTTAGTCTACTAGTCATTTTCTAGCTTCCAAACGGTTTTGTTGTTCTGGCGTGTTGATTTGGGGTCATCATGTGAGGATTCCTCTCAGATCGCGCTTTGTTCCGATGCTTCTAATCCTTGTGAAATGGTGAGCTGGTTACTCTCGTTGAGGCATGTCTCTGgaagtaattaataaagaaaaggttgttaaATGCTCTCGCTTCTGTGTGCGATATTGCGTTTTTCGTTGATCTTTGCGCATGTTGTCTTTGGTTTGTTTCATGGTGGGGAGTGCAGACAGAGGGTGGGCAGTGACATGATCCTTCCTTTTCCTTGGGTGAGCTCGATCTGCCTGCCTCAGAATTCTGGGAGCCTGCAGTTATCAGCGTTGCAGAGAGGCAGAGGAACACAATAAAAGACCTGATCTATCTGATTCACGGGATACGTTCCTGCTTGCGGGCCCGATTATAAATGCACGATCGAGGCGTTGCGAGTAAACGCGGCTTGCAAGTGCAATTAACGTGCATGGACGTGTTTGAATTTCGAAGTGTACTATAGCGCAATGAGTTTTTCTTCAGAGCTGCAGGGATTCGGATCCTATCTATACGTACAACGGTACGTGCGTACAGCAAGCGAGGATCATGCCTTCCTGTGGTTACAGGAAAAGTTCACAAATaacgccttgtttacttccacctaaaaacccaaaattttttcaagatttcccgtcacatcgaatctttagacgctgaagtattaaatatagacgaaaataaaaactaattacacagtttgaccggaattgacgagacgaatcttttgagcctagttaatttatagttggacaataattaacacaaacaaacgaaagtgctacagtgtcgcgaaattttttttcttaaggaactaaacaaggcggagAAGTTCACAAATCACAACAACACCGTAACACTTGCGGATGCGCTTGTAAACTCTACTCTTCCTTTACTTAAACTGCGGTTCATCAGAGGATTAGCTTTCTATAGTTTCTGTGATTGTCTGATTGGTTTTCCCAACCAAAAAGGTGGTCCTGTCTAGCctcttgcttttggaaggatgatgaAGACATCCACATGACCGCACCCATATGGCCATATATCAAGTTTGAGGGTGCTACTATCTGTCTGTCTTGGCACAGAGAACATATCCTGAGCCACTTTTTTGGTtccatttcaaaaaaaaaaaacacacacacacacacacaaaagtgCTTGAAAAACACAACTAAAATATGAATGGAATAGATTAATAGATGATGCAAGTTGTTCATGTAAAAATTTAGAATAAAATAAATTCGTCGAGGAGAAATAGAAAAGAGAAATCATGATATGATTTTTCTTTGAATTATAGTCATAATATAATTGGGTCAGTTGCACCTCGATCCATAACCCGCTTACCCGCACATTTTTTTTGTTCCTTCTCTTTTGTATATTTTCTTCATCCTCAAATTTTGCACGATGAAACTTTGCATCGTTTATCTGTACTCTTTAGTAGAGCCTGGTGGAACATCTGGTGGCGCTTTCTTTAGTAGTCTTTTTTCTAATAGTTGGATGCTCACACATAACCCTATTTAATTTGTGTTCCGCTGCTTATTTTGAGCTCTCTCCGACCCGAAATAGGTACACACATAATGGAAGGCATTGTGAAGGGTTTGAGGACAATTCAAGTCAATGAGTTCATGTTTGCGCTCTTGGTTTAGAGTTTGATCAAGTGAAGATTGGAGACTTGGTACTCTTCGAGTTCGTTACCTCCTAAATGTCTCGGTAGAGGACTATGTGACTTTGGTGGAGTTGTTGTTGGGAGGCTCCTAATTGTGTGCTTGGTTTGAGACTGCCAATTCAGAGTGAAGAATTGGTCTTAATAGATCTtgagccttggtgagaaagctAGCGCTTCAGGTTAAAGTTAGACTCATTTGGCACAGCTCAGCTTCACTAGTGAGCTTCATTAGCAACTTTCTAGACGCAGTTgagctattttgaaaaaaaaaatgtttggcAAAACAGCTTCATCAACACCTTCATGCATGGATgaaagagagaaatgagggagaggaCTAGGATAAGCTATTTTTTGCAGTTTCATCTCAACTCATATCTTTGTAAGTGAAGAAAAACaccttcacccatgaagctatTTTGAAAATGAGCGTTTGCCAAAAAAAACTCATAATAGCTCATAAAAACTGTTGTGAGCTATGCCAAACAAACCCTTAAACTTGGGGTCAGACCGAGAAAAAGACTAGGCATGAGGAGTTAAGCGGCAACGACGTGTGGCCATAGGGATAAAGGAGAAAAATGTTATATAGGCTAACGTTTGGGGAGCACCATGTCACCATCTCATCTCTAGTTTTGTGTCCAAAGTCCAAACCAAACATAAAAACAGAAACAGTCTTATCTCTTTTTaactaaaaaagaaataaaaataacGCCATCACCAAATTTAGGATAGGAGCATTCAATCTCCTTTATCCAAAAACTAAACCAAAAACTACCTAAGAGTAACTCAAATCTAAGTCTCGaacctaagagcatctccaaaagtaTTTCAAAAATTCACTTTCTAAATTGAAGAGTTATTGTGGACTGCTCTGACCTTATTGTGGACTGCAAAACAGCTTCATCAACACCTCAACTGAAGAGTTATCTACATAAAAAATCATTTTCTATATGCTTTCATACTCCAACAGCTTTTCTATATCTTGTATATACTCTAGAGAACTATTTTCGCTATCTATCTTCGGCTAGCGAGAAATCCAGAATAGATGATAGCTATATTTAGATAACCACTTAAACAAGTTGTTTGAGGGTATTTTTTTTCGATATCTCTATTCCTATCGATTAGAAATAATATAAAGAATCTCTTCGAGTTGCTCTTAAGCCCAATCCAGAGGCTGGAGAAGGTCATGGAGCCCTTGCGTTGTGATTCAAATGAAATGATCAAcagttaaaaaaaagaaattttctcaaaaaaaaaagttaaaaaaatgAAATGCTCAACCGAGAGTCTAGCTTTCTTTTTTTGTGTGTTAGTGTGGACTCATGGTGCTATGCTGGTCCCATGCAACGACTTGAATGCAGCACAGCATCACTCACGGTAAATCTGCGGTTCGTGAAGGATAGATCAGCTAACCAGGTTAATCGTCGTCTGAACAGTTGGGCTGCAGCACCGCCGTACCGGACACAGATTCGATGAATGCTGCCCAGGCGCGTCACAGCCAAAATCATCTGAATCTAGTTCATTCGAGAAAACAGGTTGTCCCGCTGCCTCACTCGATGGCGCTCGAGGCACGCTTCGCACGTCTTTCGCAGCTCCCACAGACAACCCACAAAGCGACTCCACAACTCACCACATGCGCCGCTCGACGCCTGCCCGCAGTCCCAGCTCCGCCGTATACGCGACGCAACAGAACGCACGTGCAGGGCTTCCCGCGCTGTCGCTTGGCCTTAACGTGCCGTCTTGTGGACTGCTCTGACCTTATCCAGCGCAGCACGAAACGAATATGAGTGCGTTGGCACGAAGGAACACCAACCTGCACACTTCAGGCACCAGCCATCGAAGCATCATTGCTCATCGAGGTGGAAGGCCGCGGCGAATGCACGCATGTTTTAGCGGATCAATATGTACAACAAGATCATTTTTCCCCCTGTGCCATCCTGAGAAATGTCATTGCAATGAGGTATGATGCAAAACTGT
It encodes:
- the LOC8072528 gene encoding uncharacterized protein LOC8072528, which encodes MVGGGEHSSMDHHPDAEDLERGELRRDVPEFADGDDGDEVETQYFSDAEDRSWASHSRQDSTAYQDCISPCASARASSVDADADGDAAGEHCRKSSCVSEGSLEDVDLEAGLSEIIKASPEKAEQNCRICHLGLESTAAESGAGITLGCSCKGDLSYAHKQCADTWFKIRGNKICEICSSTASNVVVLGDPEFSDQWSETGNVAAVQAPPAETRRFWQGHRFLNFLLACMVFAFVISWLFHFNVPG